TTTTAATTTATTATTCGAAAATTTTATAAATTCCTTTAATTTATATTCATAACTTTTTTCTATTAAAATTTTCGCATTAGCATTTACGGGAATATTATTAGTTTTGCTTCCACCTTGCATAAAAGCTAAAGAATATTCCATACTATAACTTAAATCCTTTAGTATTCTTCCTAATATTTTAATAGCATTTCCTCTTTCTCTATGGATGTCAAGTCCTGAATGTCCCCCTTTTAAATCTTCTACTACTATATTAAAAGCTTGTAAATTTTCTTTTGCATTTTCAGATTTTATGGGTATATTATGTTTAATATCTATGCCTCCAGCACTACTTACTAAAATTTTCCCTTCTTCTTCTGAATCTATATTTATGAGAACTTTACCTTCAAATAAATTATGGTTAAAATTTAATGCTCCTATCATAGTAGTTTCTTCTTCAGTGGTAAATAGCATTTCAAGATTGGGATGGCTAATATCATTGGAATCTAATATAGCTAACATATAAGCTAATCCAATTCCATCATCAGCGCCTAAGGTTGTATCCTTTGCATAAAGCATATCCTCTTCTATTTTAAACTCTATTGGATCCTTTTTAAAATCATGTACTTTTTTCTTAATCTTTTCACAAACCATGTCCATATGCGCCTGAAATATAATAGTAGCTGCTTTTTCATATCCATTTGTAGCTTGCTTTTTTATAATTATATTTAAATATTCATCTTGAATAACCCATAAATTTCTTTCTTTTGCAAAGTTAAAAAGATAATCACTAATTTTTTTTTCATTTCCTGATTCCCTAGGTATATTACTTATATCCCTAAAATATTTAAAAATTTTATTGCAAATTAAATCATCCATTCTTTTGTACATATAATTCTCCTGCCTTCATATAAATTTTCTCTAACTTTATTATAATATAAAAGTAATAGAACAAAAAAGTAAAATTTTTAAAAAATCCTATTCTGTAAAGTACGGTTTCTAATTTTAAGTTAAATGTAAATATATTTATATACCTACCATACTTGACACAATAAAAATACTTAAATAAAAATTCATTTGTATATACTCTTTATAAGTTACAAAACTCTAATAATATCACACATTAACATAAATATTACTTCCATTTTAGTCATATTCATGGTCTTTAATTCAGATTAAAATATTTTTATAAACAAATATAACATTTATATTTGTTTATTTGTTAATAATATGTTATAATTATAGAATAAAATTTAATTAGTAAAGCATGATGTTTTACACTAGGAGGTCAATCAATGAAAACTGGAACAGTAAAATGGTTTAACTCAGAAAAAGGATTTGGATTTATAGAAGTAGAAGGTGAAAAAGACGTATTCGTTCACTTCTCAGCTATCCAAGGAGATGAACCAAGAAAAAACCTTGAAGAAGGACAAAAAGTTGAATTCGAAGTAGAAGAAGGTCAAAAAGGTCCTCAAGCTGCTAATGTTATAAAGCTATAATATAACTTTGTAATATAAAATATATTAAATATTTTAATATATAAATAGCAAACCACGCCACCTTTATTAAGGTGGTTTTTATATTATATAAAATTTTTATTAAACTTTTATAAAGCTTACCGAATCCTTGCTTAAAAATAGTTTAGTATAAGGAGAGTAGTTTTAATGAAAAAAAATTATAACATGAAAAAAACTATAGCTATGAAAGGATTTATTTCTGAATTCGGAGAAGTTCTTTCTGAAAAAATGAAAAAAAGATTGTTAGAGTTAGAAATAAGAACTGTACTCACTCGAAAAGAAGATAGAAATAAATTAGATATAAAGCATGTAGAACATACAAAATATCCTTGTGAGAATTTAGATATCAAAAATATAGAAAAAGAATATACTTACGGTCAATTTGTACTTACAGATGAAAATCTATATTTTAGTAAAGATTGTATAGAAAATGAAAAAGTTATGAAATTACCAATAGTAGATGAAATATATAATTCTCTTGATGGTGAAGATATGCTTATTGATGAAGATACAACTGCAAAAAAAATAGATGATACCAATATTGATTACGTAATAGATACCTTATTAACAGCCTGTCCTGAAGTATCCCAAAGATATTTAAAAATTGTGCGCGAAATGTTATCTAACGAAAAAAGATAATTTTAATATTAAAAATAAGAGCATATATTATAACATATATATGTCTTTATATGAATAAAACTTTCAAATAGTTTTTTTAATATATGCTCTTTTAAGTCCTTTTCTATAAGCCTATTAATAATATTATTTCATAATTATTTATATTAATGATTATGAAATATTACCTTTAAATCATTTATGCAAACCATATATAAATAAAATATAACACACTTCATATAGTAATAAACCATAAAACCCATTAATTAACTTACATTTTATATTATTAAAATTTTTGTATCATATTATTATAAAACTAAGGTTATTATATATTTTATATCCAAATAATTTAGTTTTATACATTAATAATTATATTAAATCCTTATAAAAATTTACATTAACTTATGTTACAATTAATATAAATAACATTAGTTTATATTTTATTATCTTTTAATATTGATTTTCACTTCATTAGTTTACAAAATGTTCTAGTTAACAGCTACTATAAATCAATATTAAAATTATTAAACAAATTATATATTAATTATAGGAGGATTTTATATGAATACTGTATTACAAACTATAAAAAATAGAAGAAGTATAAGAAGTTATAAATCTGAGCAAATAAAAGAAGAAGAACTTCAACATATTCTAGAATCTGGAATATATGCACCTTCTGGTTGCAATCATCAATCTTGGCATTTTACTGTTATTCAAAATAGAGACTTAATTGCTAAAATGAGTAATATTGCTAAAGAAAAACTAAAAGATTCACCTAATGAAAATTTTAGAAATATGGGTAATAATGAAAAACTTGATTTGACTCATGGTGCACCTACTCTAGTTATAGTATCAGGAAAAGAAGGTACTTATTCTCCTCTAGTTGATTGTTCTGCTGCAATAGAAAATATGTTAATTGCTGCTGAAAGCTTAAATATAGGCTCTTTATGGATAGGGCTTATTTCACTAGCCTTTGAAAATAAAGAAATCATGGAAAGATTAAATACACCTAATGAATATAAGCCTTATTTTGGAATAGCTTTAGGATATAAGAACACAAGTGAAGCTAAAGCTCCTAAAAGAAATGAAAATGTAATAACTTACATAAGATAAAGAAATTATGACTTAACACAACCTTTAAAGGGTGAGAATTAAAACAATAAATACTTTTGTTCAATAGATAGCTATAAAAATAAAGAATGCTAATATTTGTGCCCTAATATTTAATCTAACGCTCTAATGCCACGTCCTGTGGCAGCAGAGATAAGTAAACGTCCTGTTTACTTCACGCTTAAATATTAGTTCACAAATAAAGTATTCTAATTATTTTTCTAGATATCTATTTTCTCTAAAATTATTTATTGTTTTAATACCTTTAAAAAATGTTATTATAATTTTTGACGAGAGACAAAACCGACTAAAGGATAATTTTGTTCCACTTCTTTATACAAAATCTTTAAATTTAATGACTTCAACTAAGTTTAAAAACTATAAAATCAAATCTAAATTTCATATGTAAATGGCTAAAAAAGTGATATCTCAGTCGTAGACTTTCAATAATAATTAATTTGTATTCCCATGTAAAAAGCATTGATTTTAGTCACAATAATCAGCGTAGCCAGAAGATTTTTGTTAAATATATTATAATTTCTTTTTATATTATAAGATGAAAAACACTTTATATTAGACATTTACAACTATAAATAATGTATTTATACAATAAAACTTATTGAATCTATTAGCTTTATTATATTAAATTTGTTTGCTAACGCAAATAGAGTTCAGTGTAATTTTAATTTATATAAATGTTATAAAAATACATTTTTGTCATGCTACGCATTAATTTTCTAACGAAAATCTTTTTAGAGCCTTAAAGAGTTATTCTACCTTCCCTTGGTTACTGATTGTTTGAGCCAATAGCGAGTTATTATTTTTTTCAATATATTTTACAAAAACAAATTTAGAATCTCTTAGCGAATTGAGTTGCCTTTATAGCCACATATCCCTTTTTAATATACTGAAGGTAAACTATTTAAATCATAATTTACTTATTCAAGCACCTTTTTATAAAGTTTCTTTTAAAATTTTGAATCTTTGAAATATCATGGTTTAGTCAATATGCATCAATTAACTCAAATGCAATGCCTATTCCATAGCCAAAGCCTAAAATATATTCTGGTAATTGTATTGATAAATATCTTAAGCTGGTAATAATCATAATAATGAATATACCTATAATCAAAATCTT
Above is a window of Clostridium sporogenes DNA encoding:
- a CDS encoding cold-shock protein; translation: MKTGTVKWFNSEKGFGFIEVEGEKDVFVHFSAIQGDEPRKNLEEGQKVEFEVEEGQKGPQAANVIKL
- a CDS encoding nitroreductase, whose translation is MNTVLQTIKNRRSIRSYKSEQIKEEELQHILESGIYAPSGCNHQSWHFTVIQNRDLIAKMSNIAKEKLKDSPNENFRNMGNNEKLDLTHGAPTLVIVSGKEGTYSPLVDCSAAIENMLIAAESLNIGSLWIGLISLAFENKEIMERLNTPNEYKPYFGIALGYKNTSEAKAPKRNENVITYIR
- a CDS encoding aminoacyl-histidine dipeptidase — its product is MYKRMDDLICNKIFKYFRDISNIPRESGNEKKISDYLFNFAKERNLWVIQDEYLNIIIKKQATNGYEKAATIIFQAHMDMVCEKIKKKVHDFKKDPIEFKIEEDMLYAKDTTLGADDGIGLAYMLAILDSNDISHPNLEMLFTTEEETTMIGALNFNHNLFEGKVLINIDSEEEGKILVSSAGGIDIKHNIPIKSENAKENLQAFNIVVEDLKGGHSGLDIHRERGNAIKILGRILKDLSYSMEYSLAFMQGGSKTNNIPVNANAKILIEKSYEYKLKEFIKFSNNKLKEELYLKNDNINIKLKDSIDNTDKVISEKSKKLVLNSILITPNGVESIDANIEGLVESSVNLGIISVDYSKAILESGIRSSNETLKRKIVEKIKALGEITNSQIICHGDYPEWPYDEKSEVLSLSRKVFKKLYGKEAEIIAYHCGIECGVLKNKIKGLQCISIGPNIFEIHTPKEHLSISSAERTFQYILEILKEMKNF